A stretch of the Methanobacterium veterum genome encodes the following:
- a CDS encoding flavin reductase family protein, whose protein sequence is MKESIGPRTIGFPTPVFIVGSYDDEGNPNIMNAAAAGMCCFVPPCIYVSLREATYTYHNILKRKAFTVSIPPEKYVVEADYFGLVSGKKADKFEVSGLTPVKSELVDAPYVNEFPVILECKLKETVNLGSHTMFIGEVLDLIADKEVLIDITSKSGKNLRRIDPEKFLPIIFDMSTRNYYKLGEKIGDGFSDGSRLLKK, encoded by the coding sequence ATGAAAGAAAGCATTGGACCAAGAACTATAGGTTTCCCTACACCTGTCTTTATAGTGGGATCATATGATGATGAAGGAAACCCAAATATAATGAATGCTGCCGCTGCAGGTATGTGCTGCTTTGTACCTCCTTGCATATACGTCTCTTTGCGTGAAGCGACTTACACTTACCACAATATCCTGAAAAGGAAAGCATTTACTGTAAGTATTCCTCCTGAAAAATATGTTGTGGAAGCAGATTATTTTGGACTTGTTTCTGGAAAAAAAGCAGATAAATTTGAAGTATCTGGTTTAACTCCAGTTAAAAGCGAACTGGTCGATGCACCGTATGTTAATGAATTTCCAGTGATACTGGAATGTAAATTAAAAGAAACTGTCAATTTAGGGTCTCATACTATGTTTATCGGAGAAGTTCTGGATTTAATAGCAGATAAAGAAGTTTTAATTGATATAACCTCCAAATCCGGAAAAAATTTACGCCGAATAGATCCTGAAAAATTTTTACCTATTATTTTTGATATGTCTACTCGAAATTATTATAAACTGGGTGAAAAAATAGGTGATGGGTTTTCAGATGGCTCAAGATTACTAAAAAAGTAA
- a CDS encoding aldo/keto reductase: MQMREIEKNGDKISALGFGAMRLPTKTGRIDKESAKKLIYDSIDNGINFIDTAYPYHGGASESFLGEILQGEYREKVKLCTKMPSWFIKKYDDMEKYLEIQLEKLQTDYIDYYLIHSLGKGSFEKLKEIGVFEFLEDAKAKGKIKNIGFSFHDNVNSFKEIVDAYDWDACLIQYNYLDEQTQAGTEGLKYAHSKGIAVFIMEPLKGGLLAGKVPEKTLKIWDKSPVKRSPADWALRWVLDHPEVTCVISGMGDEEQIKENIKVATEALPNSLAEDELKLYDEVKEVYEDLMAVDCTGCGYCMPCPKGVDIPRCFEIYNHKYMFDEGFRASFLYLGQLGGVMGGDETHAGLCTDCGKCIKACPQKIDIPERLGDVSKEIGGRGFKYKLKIGKAVLVPVFSAFMSLSSRL, translated from the coding sequence ATGCAGATGAGAGAAATTGAGAAAAATGGCGATAAAATCTCAGCACTTGGATTTGGTGCAATGAGGCTCCCTACAAAAACAGGTAGGATTGATAAAGAAAGCGCTAAGAAACTGATTTATGATTCAATAGATAATGGAATAAATTTTATTGACACAGCATATCCTTATCATGGGGGAGCAAGCGAATCATTTTTAGGAGAGATACTGCAGGGTGAATACCGAGAGAAGGTAAAGCTCTGCACGAAAATGCCGTCGTGGTTCATTAAAAAATATGATGATATGGAAAAATATCTGGAAATACAGCTTGAAAAACTCCAGACTGATTATATTGATTATTATTTGATTCATTCATTAGGTAAAGGCAGCTTTGAAAAACTAAAAGAAATTGGAGTTTTTGAATTTTTAGAGGATGCCAAGGCAAAGGGAAAAATAAAAAATATCGGTTTTTCATTTCATGATAATGTTAACTCATTTAAAGAAATTGTGGACGCATATGATTGGGATGCGTGTTTAATTCAGTATAATTATTTGGATGAACAAACTCAAGCAGGTACTGAAGGTTTAAAATATGCTCACTCAAAAGGAATAGCTGTTTTCATTATGGAACCGTTAAAAGGCGGTCTTCTTGCTGGAAAAGTCCCCGAAAAGACGCTGAAAATATGGGACAAATCTCCGGTTAAAAGGAGTCCTGCAGACTGGGCTTTAAGGTGGGTCTTGGATCATCCTGAGGTTACATGTGTTATATCTGGAATGGGTGATGAAGAGCAGATTAAAGAGAACATTAAAGTTGCAACTGAAGCTTTACCAAATTCGCTTGCTGAAGATGAATTAAAACTTTACGATGAAGTTAAAGAGGTCTATGAAGATCTCATGGCAGTTGATTGTACAGGATGTGGTTACTGCATGCCCTGTCCAAAGGGAGTTGACATTCCAAGATGCTTTGAAATTTACAATCATAAATACATGTTCGATGAAGGATTTAGGGCTTCTTTTCTTTATTTAGGACAATTAGGTGGTGTCATGGGCGGTGATGAAACCCATGCAGGACTTTGCACGGACTGTGGGAAATGTATAAAGGCATGCCCTCAAAAAATAGATATCCCTGAACGTTTAGGTGATGTTTCAAAAGAAATTGGGGGTAGGGGTTTTAAATATAAATTGAAAATTGGAAAAGCAGTACTTGTGCCAGTTTTCAGTGCTTTCATGTCTTTAAGTTCAAGGTTATAA
- a CDS encoding TetR/AcrR family transcriptional regulator — translation MKEKEQKILDASLKLFVERGFHGTSTAEIAKTAGVATGTLFHYFKTKEELINRLYLYTKESMLCEISEHYDDKKAFKENIKELWLKFVRFGVNSPYKFQFILTFHCSPYITSLTKEQVESHAESMLGIYKNGIGKQKIKEISFEMVMDYFWGNVVTVVTHFEKYPEKLNEKNLDMAFELLWDGISK, via the coding sequence TTGAAAGAGAAAGAACAAAAAATACTGGATGCATCCCTAAAACTTTTTGTTGAAAGGGGATTTCACGGAACTTCCACTGCAGAGATCGCAAAAACAGCAGGCGTTGCTACAGGAACTCTATTCCACTATTTTAAAACTAAAGAAGAACTTATAAATCGTCTGTATTTATACACCAAAGAAAGCATGTTATGTGAAATCAGCGAACATTACGACGATAAAAAAGCATTTAAAGAAAATATTAAAGAATTATGGCTTAAATTTGTGCGTTTTGGCGTTAATAGTCCATATAAATTCCAGTTTATACTTACTTTCCACTGTTCTCCTTATATAACTTCACTTACCAAAGAACAGGTTGAATCACATGCTGAAAGCATGCTTGGGATTTATAAAAACGGCATTGGAAAACAAAAAATAAAAGAAATCTCTTTTGAAATGGTAATGGATTATTTTTGGGGTAATGTAGTTACGGTAGTAACCCATTTTGAAAAATATCCTGAAAAATTAAATGAAAAGAATTTAGACATGGCTTTTGAACTTTTATGGGATGGAATTTCAAAATAG
- a CDS encoding TIGR00288 family NYN domain-containing protein: protein MRNLEKLSSFKQYIPLTRRSNERNIGLLVDGPNMLRNEFHLDLEMIKEIVSENGTIKVAKVLMNQYASDKLIEAVVNQGFTPIIVAGDVDVQLAVEAFELVYNPNIDVIALMTRNADFLPLINIAKENGKETMVIGAEPGFSVALKNSADSAIVLNTQPTPETA from the coding sequence ATGCGCAATCTAGAAAAATTAAGTTCATTCAAACAGTATATTCCATTGACCAGGCGATCCAATGAACGAAATATTGGACTGCTTGTAGATGGGCCAAATATGCTCAGAAATGAATTCCATCTGGATCTAGAAATGATAAAAGAAATAGTATCAGAAAACGGTACAATAAAGGTTGCAAAGGTTCTTATGAACCAGTACGCTTCAGACAAACTTATAGAAGCTGTAGTAAATCAAGGTTTTACTCCCATAATAGTCGCAGGAGATGTAGATGTTCAACTTGCTGTAGAAGCTTTCGAACTTGTTTATAATCCTAATATTGATGTTATTGCTCTTATGACTCGTAATGCAGACTTTTTACCATTAATAAACATCGCTAAAGAAAATGGGAAAGAAACCATGGTAATTGGAGCCGAACCTGGTTTCAGCGTAGCCTTAAAAAACTCCGCAGATAGTGCAATAGTTTTAAATACACAACCAACTCCTGAAACTGCCTAA
- a CDS encoding DUF5654 family protein: MDSDDSKKLFLQTFAALITAAFGLIAALAWNQAIQALILLYIGTGNALMGLFIYAIIVTIIALIATYVIARSLARYGVEMPKK; the protein is encoded by the coding sequence ATGGATAGTGATGATTCAAAAAAATTATTTCTGCAAACTTTCGCTGCTTTAATCACTGCTGCATTTGGTTTAATTGCCGCACTTGCATGGAACCAGGCAATACAAGCTTTGATCCTTTTGTATATAGGCACCGGTAATGCGCTCATGGGACTCTTTATCTATGCCATAATTGTAACTATCATAGCCCTCATAGCAACTTATGTAATTGCAAGATCTTTAGCGCGATATGGTGTGGAAATGCCAAAAAAATAG
- a CDS encoding class I SAM-dependent methyltransferase, whose translation MNVIITILLIILVIFILWQVLIRVLRRFFDFPAPAFIGKFLDSDFRRKMQPPDKIISRSKIKEGMKVLEVGCGSGAFTTFVARAVGDKGEVFALDIQPEMLKQIENKLKQPENKDIKNIHLIEGDALNMPLEDNTFDLVYSITVFQELPDKNKALKEMKRVLKPNGILAITEFLPDPDYPLKSTTVKIGTREGFILDDIGGNFWNYTARFIKPHN comes from the coding sequence ATGAATGTTATAATAACTATCCTGTTGATTATTTTAGTAATCTTCATTTTATGGCAGGTACTTATAAGGGTCTTGAGACGATTTTTTGATTTTCCAGCCCCTGCATTTATAGGTAAGTTTTTAGACAGTGATTTTAGAAGGAAAATGCAGCCCCCCGACAAAATAATTAGCAGAAGCAAAATAAAAGAAGGAATGAAAGTTCTGGAAGTAGGATGCGGCAGCGGTGCATTTACAACATTTGTGGCAAGAGCTGTTGGAGATAAAGGTGAGGTATTTGCACTTGATATACAGCCAGAGATGTTAAAACAGATAGAAAATAAACTAAAACAGCCTGAAAATAAGGATATAAAAAATATCCATCTAATTGAGGGAGATGCACTCAACATGCCCCTAGAAGACAACACTTTTGATCTGGTATATAGCATAACAGTTTTTCAGGAGCTGCCAGATAAAAATAAAGCGTTGAAAGAAATGAAAAGAGTTTTAAAACCTAATGGAATTCTCGCAATTACCGAGTTTTTACCTGATCCAGATTACCCCCTCAAATCAACTACTGTTAAAATAGGCACGCGTGAAGGTTTTATTTTAGATGATATTGGCGGAAATTTCTGGAACTACACAGCACGGTTCATAAAGCCCCATAATTAA
- a CDS encoding DUF5654 family protein has protein sequence MYMGEVDAKKLFLETFAALITAAFGLIAALAWNEAIKALIAQFFKSGNELMGLFVYAIIVTVIAISVTYVIARALSRYGMELNKK, from the coding sequence ATGTACATGGGAGAAGTAGATGCAAAGAAACTATTCCTTGAAACATTTGCGGCATTGATTACTGCAGCATTTGGGTTAATTGCAGCTCTTGCCTGGAATGAAGCTATTAAAGCTTTGATTGCTCAATTCTTCAAATCAGGTAATGAATTAATGGGATTATTTGTATATGCGATAATTGTTACAGTTATAGCTATTTCAGTTACTTATGTAATCGCAAGGGCTTTGTCGCGGTATGGGATGGAGCTTAATAAGAAATAA
- a CDS encoding GyrI-like domain-containing protein: MEIKFKNIKEKQVAYIIATGRDNIPYIFGELIEYIIKNNILTIEHYYCTFFNNTINVDHEELHYEIGIPITGDVSGEGRIQIKKIPENQVVSTIHKGSYNKMNQVYHTLLEHAVKNGYLISGPATEIYINSTPEVLRNEVLVEVRFPVIKK; encoded by the coding sequence ATGGAAATAAAATTTAAAAATATCAAAGAAAAGCAGGTAGCATATATAATAGCAACCGGACGTGACAATATACCCTACATTTTTGGTGAATTAATAGAGTACATTATAAAAAACAATATATTAACTATTGAACATTATTACTGTACCTTTTTTAACAACACCATCAATGTAGACCATGAAGAGTTGCATTATGAAATAGGAATTCCCATCACGGGAGATGTGTCTGGAGAAGGGAGGATACAAATTAAAAAAATACCTGAAAATCAAGTTGTATCAACTATACATAAAGGCAGCTATAATAAGATGAATCAGGTCTACCACACTTTACTGGAACATGCCGTTAAAAATGGATATTTAATATCCGGACCTGCTACTGAGATTTATATTAACAGCACCCCTGAAGTCTTAAGAAATGAAGTATTAGTTGAAGTGCGTTTTCCTGTAATTAAAAAGTAA
- a CDS encoding GyrI-like domain-containing protein: protein MKIEIKNIKESKAAYVSVTGPYDQIPEILEEVVGYVTAENLQITEPPYGVYINSPMDVPPEELQYEMGITFIGDANGNSKVKIKEIPAHQAVSTVYKGPYGQAAQIYQALIKYADENGYNIVGPVKEIYMNNPMEVSENELLTEVQFPVMKK from the coding sequence ATGAAAATAGAAATTAAGAATATAAAAGAAAGTAAAGCAGCTTATGTATCTGTAACCGGTCCTTACGATCAGATACCTGAAATTTTAGAAGAAGTAGTTGGTTATGTTACGGCAGAGAATTTACAGATTACAGAGCCTCCTTATGGAGTATACATAAATAGTCCAATGGATGTACCTCCAGAAGAACTACAATATGAAATGGGGATTACATTTATAGGAGATGCAAATGGAAACAGTAAAGTTAAAATTAAAGAAATTCCTGCCCATCAAGCCGTTTCTACAGTATACAAAGGACCATACGGACAGGCTGCGCAGATATATCAAGCTTTAATTAAATATGCCGATGAAAACGGTTATAATATAGTAGGACCAGTTAAAGAAATATACATGAACAATCCTATGGAAGTATCAGAGAACGAGTTACTTACTGAGGTTCAATTTCCAGTGATGAAAAAATAG
- a CDS encoding AraC family transcriptional regulator encodes MEVQEKRVKDTQVAFMRYKGGYEKIPELIAETVQWVTDKGLNMTGMIYGAYFNSPEDVPPEQLRYEIGASFEGNAEDEGKVMVKIIPEHTVITTLHKGPYTEVGPVIRGLAEYADKNGYDIIGPVTEVYLNNPSETEPSELLTEVQFPVIKIG; translated from the coding sequence ATGGAAGTACAAGAGAAAAGAGTTAAAGATACACAGGTAGCCTTTATGCGGTACAAAGGTGGTTACGAGAAGATTCCGGAACTTATTGCAGAAACAGTACAATGGGTAACAGACAAAGGATTGAATATGACTGGAATGATTTATGGAGCTTATTTTAACAGCCCCGAAGATGTACCCCCAGAACAACTGCGTTATGAAATAGGTGCTTCCTTCGAAGGTAATGCAGAAGATGAAGGAAAAGTAATGGTTAAAATAATTCCAGAACATACTGTAATTACAACACTTCATAAAGGACCTTATACCGAAGTTGGGCCTGTAATCCGTGGATTAGCAGAATATGCAGATAAAAATGGATATGATATAATAGGGCCTGTTACAGAAGTTTATCTTAACAATCCCAGTGAAACAGAACCAAGTGAATTGCTCACTGAAGTGCAGTTTCCAGTAATTAAAATAGGGTAA